The segment CTGACCGGAGCGAACTTGGTCGGGGCGACCCTGAAGGTGGCGGACCTGCCCGGGGCGAACCTGGAGGGGGCGAACCTGACCGAGGTGAACCTGACGAAAGCGGGCCTGGGCAATGCGAAACTGTTTAAGGCGGACCTGAGCGGGGCGGACCTGTCCGGAGCGAACCTGACCAAAGCGGGCCTGGGCAATGCGAAACTGTTTAAGGCGGACCTGAAAGAGGCGAACCTGGCCAATGCAGACCTGGCCGGGGCGTACCTGCCCAAAGCGAACCTGGCCAATGCGAACCTGTTTAAGGCGGTCGTGTTCGGGGCGGACCTGTCCGGAGCGAACCTGACTAGAGCGAACCTGTCCTCGGCGGAACTGCCGGACGCGAACCTGGAAGGGGCGAACCTGCGCGGGGCGAACCTGAGCGGGGCGTACCTGCCCAAAGCGAACCTGACTAGAGCGAACCTGTCCTCGGCCGAACTGCCGGACGCGAACCTGGAAGGGGCGAACCTGAGCGGGGCGACTTGGACCGATGGCCGAGTATGCGCGGGGAAATCAATCGGGAAGTGCAAGTAGGTCCTCGGTCTACCGAACCGCCGGAGGCACGCGTCTTCGGCAACGCCAATAGCTTGTAGTTCTAAGCGCGCCGGAATCGCCCGCCAACCCCGCCACGAGCGCGGAGCCCCCCCGGCAGTTCCGTCAAGCTGCGGCAGATGCATCTTCCGTCCCGAGCTTCGTCGAGCGAACTGAGGATTCCAGGCTCTTCGGATTTCAGTGGGGTGTGATGGTTGGGAGTAGGTCCCAGTTGGGTTTGCCCGCGTAGAGCAGTGAGCGGATGCGGTAGTTCCGGAA is part of the Candidatus Nanopelagicales bacterium genome and harbors:
- a CDS encoding pentapeptide repeat-containing protein produces the protein MHGRRIGIATLAVSAALALGACSSQPDTEPARDVATTPTTQAPALRDCSDIPKKPKADLSNCDLRGADLANLNLTEVNLAGADLPKANLFGANLTKANLTGANLVGATLKVADLPGANLEGANLTEVNLTKAGLGNAKLFKADLSGADLSGANLTKAGLGNAKLFKADLKEANLANADLAGAYLPKANLANANLFKAVVFGADLSGANLTRANLSSAELPDANLEGANLRGANLSGAYLPKANLTRANLSSAELPDANLEGANLSGATWTDGRVCAGKSIGKCK